A genomic segment from Amphiura filiformis chromosome 10, Afil_fr2py, whole genome shotgun sequence encodes:
- the LOC140162329 gene encoding uncharacterized protein gives MKAQEYGHLCSLIILLLNTSMMAYLKVKRSALTFGPELGEGGFSTVYQATWRQSLLKRQEVAVKRLYRVNPSEVEIMSKLDHPNIVKLLAVVDESPDYFLIMELCTGSSLKSYLDQRQSKRLPLYQVCDLAKQAALPLKYLREMEILHKDVKSPNYLIADGNILKLTDFGIAKNLKETMSNATQSASYPWMAPELMKDLKLSPTYDIHSYGVVVWELLTLEVPFQGLEPQVVVMRICSDNERPPIPPDCPRPIADLLRKCWEVDWRKRPSIDDVLSMISDALVTAARQRQILDGPWTLEKKIGEDGPTKLVKPCGIAVNHQGDVYVADSSAVKLQVYSQQGVHKLSLDIKPQQGEGYEVHPWPREVRISSGGSLFITNVTQFVQVYNPDGEYTTKWPAVSPQFKSSANEYTHLVGLTMDAKGQLLVGETKQRYISKHMQDGFHIGSIKVDISPWSLAVTSEDAIIISDWFSDDSVHIVDSTGQVLHTVNHPTHVQSWDIAGIACIEDIICICNLSNKSIHCFSVSGEYLGDISISIPGYPRCLAFTAAADGKQLMVSCSGTQSCVAVYNLQS, from the exons ATGAAAGCACAAGAATATGGCCATTTATGCAGTttgatcatattattattaa ATACCTCGATGATGGCTTATTTGAAAGTGAAACGATCTGCCTTGACTTTTGGACCTGAACTTGGTGAAGGTGGTTTCAGCACTGTCTACCAAGCAACTTGGAGGCAGTCGCTATTGAAACGACAAGAGGTTGCTGTAAAGAGACTTTATAGAGTGAATCCAAGTGAGGTTGAAATCATGTCCAAACTTGACCATCCAAATATAGTGAAGCTGTTAGCGGTTGTTGACGAGAGTCCCGATTACTTTCTGATCATGGAGCTCTGCACAGGTAGCTCGCTGAAGTCCTATCTAGATCAGCGTCAGAGTAAGAGACTACCATTATATCAAGTCTGTGATTTGGCAAAGCAGGCTGCGCTACCGCTAAAATATCTTAGAGAAATGGAGATATTGCATAAAGATGTGAAATCGCCCAACTACTTGATCGCCGATGGAAACATCTTAAAGTTGACTGATTTTGGGATAGCAAAGAACCTTAAAGAAACAATGAGTAACGCAACACAGTCAGCTTCCTACCCCTGGATGGCCCCTGAATTGATGAAAGATCTGAAGCTATCGCCTACATATGATATCCACTCCTACGGTGTAGTTGTTTGGGAACTGTTGACACTTGAGGTGCCCTTTCAGGGTTTAGAACCACAAGTTGTTGTGATGAGAATCTGCAGTGACAACGAACGTCCACCAATCCCTCCAGACTGCCCTCGGCCAATTGCTGATTTGTTGAGGAAATGTTGGGAAGTAGACTGGCGCAAGAGGCCCAGTATTGATGATGTGCTTTCAATG ATATCTGATGCACTAGTCACAGCAGCTAGACAACGTCAGATACTTGATGGTCCCTGGACGCTTGAGAAGAAGATTGGTGAGGATGGACCTACTAAGCTGGTAAAGCCATGTGGAATTGCAGTCAATCATCAAGGAGATGTGTATGTAGCAGATAGTAGTGCAGTAAAGTTACAGGTGTACAGTCAACAAGGAGTGCACAAATTAAGCCTGGATATCAAGCCGCAACAAGGAGAAGGATATGAGGTACACCCATGGCCTAGAGAAGTCAGAATAAGCTCGGGTGGTAGTTTGTTCATTACAAATGTTACACAGTTCGTTCAAGTCTATAATCCTGATGGAGAGTATACAACCAAGTGGCCTGCAGTATCACCTCAATTCAAATCCTCAGCTAATGAATACACTCATCTGGTAGGTCTAACCATGGATGCTAAGGGTCAATTACTGGTAGGAGAAACCAAGCAGAGATATATCAGCAAACACATGCAAGATGGGTTTCACATTGGGAGCATCAAAGTAGACATTTCTCCATGGTCGCTAGCTGTGACATCAGAAGATGCAATCATTATAAGTGACTGGTTCAGTGACGATTCAGTGCATATTGTTGACAGTACAGGACAAGTGTTGCACACAGTCAACCATCCAACTCATGTACAAAGCTGGGACATTGCGGGAATTGCCTGCATCGAGGACATCATCTGCATTTGTAACTTAAGTAATAAGAGCATTCATTGCTTCTCCGTATCTGGTGAATACCTAGGAGATATCTCCATCAGCATACCAGGTTATCCAAGATGTCTTGCATTCACAGCAGCAGCAGATGGCAAGCAACTGATGGTTTCCTGTTCTGGTACGCAATCTTGTGTAGCTGTATATAATCTGCAATCTTAA